One genomic region from Drosophila subpulchrella strain 33 F10 #4 breed RU33 chromosome 2R, RU_Dsub_v1.1 Primary Assembly, whole genome shotgun sequence encodes:
- the LOC119552016 gene encoding LOW QUALITY PROTEIN: uncharacterized protein LOC119552016 (The sequence of the model RefSeq protein was modified relative to this genomic sequence to represent the inferred CDS: inserted 2 bases in 1 codon; deleted 3 bases in 2 codons), whose amino-acid sequence MGVIKMERDRVSAKVCNIFHSSRQMAMEKDKTDPREGATVAXSSHAHTRKRDCYLQNPRAPSAPHGPPLPYTPARNHPFHSGKNF is encoded by the exons ATGGGGGTTATAAAGATGGAGAGAGATAGAGTGTCcgcaaaagtatgcaacatatTTCACAGTTCGAGGCAGATGGCAATGGAA AAGGACAAAACAGACCCCAGGGAAGGCGCCACTGTCGC ATCGTCACACGCCCACACTCGAAAGCGTGACTGTTACTTGCAGAATCCCAGAGCACCCAGTGCCCCCCAT GGCCCCCCTTTACCCTACACCCCTGCCCGGAATCACCCCTTCCATTCGGGGAAGAATTTTTGA
- the LOC119550951 gene encoding glutaredoxin-C4 → MGTVVSTLQRPTPLVSMDSTHAQFVRETINGNKVVIFSKTYCPYCSMAKEQFRKINVKATVVELDQRDDGNEIQAVLGEMTGSRTVPRCFIDGKFVGGGTDVKRLYEQGILQKYFQ, encoded by the coding sequence ATGGGTACAGTGGTCTCCACCCTTCAGCGCCCCACCCCCCTCGTGAGCATGGACAGCACGCATGCGCAGTTCGTGCGCGAAACCATCAACGGCAACAAGGTGGTGATCTTCAGCAAGACCTACTGTCCCTACTGCAGCATGGCCAAGGAGCAGTTCCGGAAGATCAACGTCAAGGCCACGGTCGTGGAGCTGGACCAGCGGGACGACGGCAACGAGATCCAGGCGGTTCTGGGCGAGATGACGGGTTCGAGGACCGTTCCGCGGTGCTTCATCGACGGCAAGTTCGTGGGCGGCGGCACCGATGTGAAGCGCCTCTATGAGCAGGGCATCCTGCAGAAGTACTTCCAGTGA